One window of the Thermococcus sp. P6 genome contains the following:
- the hypE gene encoding hydrogenase expression/formation protein HypE: MKIKLEHGAGGEIMEELLRDVILKNLSLRSAGGIGLDALDDGATIPLGEGHLVFTIDGHTVKPLFFPGGDIGRLAVSGTVNDLAVMGARPLALASAMIIGEGFEGEDLERILRSMDETAREVPVPIVTGDTKVVEEDIGIFVITAGLGMAERPVSDAGARIGDAVIVSGTIGDHGIALMSHREGIAFETELKSDVGPVWELVRRVADAIGWENVHAMKDPTRGGLSNALNEMARKANVGILIREADVPVRPEVRAASDMLGISPFDVANEGKVIMIVPKEQAEAALKAMRGTEKGRDSAIIGEVIGDYRGRVLVETGIGGRRFLEPPTGDPVPRVC; this comes from the coding sequence ATGAAGATAAAACTGGAGCACGGTGCCGGTGGGGAGATAATGGAAGAGCTCCTCAGGGATGTGATACTGAAGAACCTGAGCCTGAGGTCCGCCGGTGGGATAGGGCTCGACGCCCTAGACGACGGGGCGACCATACCGCTGGGCGAGGGACACCTCGTTTTTACAATAGACGGGCACACGGTCAAACCCCTCTTCTTCCCGGGAGGTGACATCGGCCGTCTGGCCGTCAGCGGGACCGTAAACGATCTGGCCGTCATGGGGGCGAGACCCCTCGCGCTGGCCAGCGCTATGATAATCGGAGAGGGGTTCGAGGGCGAGGATCTGGAGAGGATACTCCGCTCGATGGACGAGACCGCCAGAGAGGTCCCGGTTCCGATAGTCACTGGAGACACCAAGGTGGTGGAAGAGGATATAGGGATCTTCGTAATCACTGCCGGGCTGGGAATGGCCGAAAGGCCCGTAAGCGACGCCGGAGCAAGAATCGGCGATGCCGTCATCGTCAGCGGCACGATCGGCGACCATGGGATAGCATTGATGAGCCACCGTGAGGGGATTGCCTTTGAAACCGAACTGAAAAGCGATGTGGGGCCCGTCTGGGAGCTCGTCAGGAGAGTAGCGGACGCCATAGGATGGGAGAACGTACACGCCATGAAGGATCCAACGAGGGGGGGCCTGAGCAACGCCCTCAACGAGATGGCCCGTAAGGCGAACGTTGGGATACTGATAAGAGAAGCCGACGTTCCGGTAAGGCCAGAGGTCCGGGCGGCAAGCGACATGCTGGGCATAAGCCCCTTCGACGTTGCCAACGAGGGCAAGGTTATCATGATCGTTCCGAAGGAGCAAGCTGAGGCGGCTCTGAAGGCCATGAGGGGCACCGAAAAGGGAAGGGATTCGGCGATAATAGGCGAGGTCATAGGGGACTACAGGGGGAGGGTTCTGGTTGAGACGGGAATAGGGGGGAGGCGCTTCCTTGAACCCCCCACGGGCGATCCCGTCCCGAGGGTCTGCTGA
- the hypF gene encoding carbamoyltransferase HypF — protein MKAYRLHVQGVVQAVGFRPFVYRIAHENGLSGYVKNLGDAGVEILVEGREENIDSFLRDLMEKLPPLARIERIDKREVPPQGFDRFYIEKSSKGGRGGDSIIPPDIAICDDCLRELFDPGNKRYMYPFIVCTNCGPRFTIIEDLPYDRVNTTMRDFPMCDFCRSEYEDPLNRRYHAEPVCCPVCGPSYRLYTNDGDELTGDPLKKAAELIDRGYIVAIKGIGGIHLACDATNREAVEELRRRTRRPQKPFAIMARDVETVREFAFLGEDELAELTSYRRPIVALRKREPFPLPDNLAPGLHTIGTMLPYAGTHYILFHWSRSRVYVMTSANYPGMPMVKDNEEAFRELREVADYLLLHNRRILNRTDDSVVRFVDGRRAVIRRSRGFVPLPVEIPFEYRGLAVGAELMNAFGVAKNGKVYPSQYIGNTSKVEVLEFMREAIEHFRRILRVGDLDLIVADLHPAYNTTKLAMEMASELGVGLLQVQHHYAHTASVMAENGLEEVIGIAVDGVGYGTDGRIWGGEVIYMSYEDVERVAHVDYYPLPGGDLAAYYPLRALMGILRKLYGPDELRSVIRECCPRAVESLPYGEVEFNVILTQLERGVNITHASSTGRVLDALSVLLNVAHRRHYEGEPAMKLEALAVHGKNDLRFEVPVEDGRIKVEELFREALEAINGANPADIAYSAHLALARAFAGVAVEKAREFGVKNVGMSGGVAFNELLVKTVRKIVEASGLRFYTTREVPRGDNGINVGQAFLGGLYLEGHLAEEDLMM, from the coding sequence ATGAAGGCTTACCGGCTTCACGTTCAGGGGGTCGTTCAGGCCGTCGGCTTCAGGCCCTTCGTCTACAGGATTGCCCACGAGAACGGTCTCAGTGGCTACGTTAAGAACCTCGGTGACGCCGGGGTCGAAATCCTCGTTGAGGGGAGGGAGGAGAACATAGATTCCTTCCTGCGAGACCTGATGGAGAAGCTCCCCCCTCTGGCGAGGATAGAGAGGATAGATAAAAGGGAGGTTCCCCCGCAGGGTTTTGACCGCTTCTACATCGAGAAAAGTTCAAAGGGCGGGAGAGGGGGGGACTCGATAATACCTCCGGACATAGCGATATGCGACGACTGCCTCAGGGAGCTCTTCGATCCGGGGAACAAGAGGTACATGTACCCCTTCATCGTGTGCACCAACTGTGGCCCGAGGTTTACGATAATTGAGGACCTGCCCTACGACAGGGTCAACACCACCATGAGGGACTTTCCGATGTGCGATTTCTGCCGGAGCGAATACGAGGACCCCCTCAACAGGCGCTACCATGCGGAACCGGTCTGCTGTCCCGTATGCGGACCCTCCTACAGGCTTTACACGAACGATGGCGATGAGCTCACAGGGGATCCGTTGAAGAAAGCCGCAGAGCTCATAGATCGCGGCTACATCGTGGCCATAAAGGGAATCGGCGGGATACACCTCGCCTGCGATGCCACAAACCGGGAGGCCGTTGAAGAGCTCAGGAGGCGGACCCGTAGACCGCAGAAGCCCTTTGCGATAATGGCCAGGGACGTGGAAACGGTAAGGGAGTTCGCCTTCCTCGGTGAAGATGAACTCGCGGAACTTACGTCCTACAGGCGGCCCATAGTGGCCCTTCGAAAGAGGGAACCCTTCCCCCTACCGGATAACCTCGCACCGGGACTGCACACCATCGGAACGATGCTCCCCTACGCCGGAACGCACTACATCCTGTTCCACTGGAGCAGGAGCAGGGTTTACGTTATGACGTCGGCCAACTACCCGGGAATGCCCATGGTGAAGGACAACGAGGAGGCCTTCAGGGAACTGAGGGAGGTTGCCGACTACCTCCTGCTGCACAACAGGAGGATACTCAACAGGACAGACGACAGCGTCGTGCGCTTCGTGGACGGAAGACGGGCGGTGATAAGGAGGAGCAGGGGGTTCGTGCCCCTACCCGTGGAGATACCCTTCGAGTACCGGGGTCTGGCCGTTGGGGCCGAGCTAATGAACGCCTTCGGAGTGGCGAAGAACGGGAAGGTCTACCCGAGCCAGTACATAGGCAACACCTCGAAGGTGGAGGTGCTCGAGTTTATGAGGGAAGCGATAGAGCACTTCAGGAGAATACTCCGCGTCGGGGACCTCGATCTCATCGTGGCGGACCTGCATCCCGCCTACAACACCACGAAGCTGGCTATGGAGATGGCCAGCGAACTCGGTGTCGGGCTCCTTCAGGTTCAGCACCACTACGCCCATACGGCGAGCGTTATGGCCGAGAACGGTCTCGAGGAGGTAATAGGCATAGCTGTCGACGGCGTGGGCTACGGAACGGACGGGCGGATATGGGGTGGCGAGGTAATCTACATGAGTTACGAGGACGTGGAGAGGGTGGCCCACGTGGATTACTACCCCCTACCGGGGGGCGATCTTGCCGCTTACTACCCCCTCCGGGCGCTTATGGGCATACTCAGAAAGCTCTACGGCCCTGATGAGCTGAGGAGCGTAATCAGGGAGTGCTGCCCGAGGGCCGTGGAAAGCCTTCCCTACGGAGAGGTGGAGTTCAACGTCATCCTGACCCAGCTGGAGAGGGGTGTTAACATCACCCACGCCTCCTCAACCGGAAGGGTTCTCGATGCCCTTTCCGTTCTCCTCAACGTTGCCCACAGGAGGCACTACGAGGGTGAGCCGGCGATGAAACTGGAGGCCCTTGCGGTTCACGGAAAGAACGACCTCAGGTTCGAGGTTCCTGTTGAGGATGGACGCATAAAGGTAGAAGAGCTCTTTAGGGAGGCTCTGGAGGCCATCAACGGGGCCAATCCTGCGGACATCGCCTACTCGGCACATCTGGCACTCGCAAGGGCCTTTGCGGGGGTTGCTGTGGAGAAAGCCCGGGAGTTCGGGGTGAAGAACGTTGGAATGAGCGGTGGCGTGGCCTTCAACGAGCTTCTGGTCAAAACCGTAAGGAAGATAGTCGAGGCCAGCGGGTTGAGGTTCTACACAACCCGGGAGGTTCCCCGGGGTGACAACGGGATAAACGTCGGGCAGGCCTTCCTCGGCGGGCTCTACCTCGAGGGCCACCTCGCCGAAGAGGACCTGATGATGTAA
- the cdr gene encoding CoA-disulfide reductase — protein MKMKRVVIIGGGAAGMSAASRVKRLRPDWDVKVFERTEWVSHAPCGIPYVVEGISPKEKLMHYPPEVFIKKRGIDLHLNAEVLEVDQGSVRVREGDREKGYEWDYLVFANGASPKLPPIEGVDLEGVFTADLPPDAVAITEYMEKHDVKNVVVIGTGYIALEMAEAFVTRGKNVTLIGRSERILRKTFDREITEVVEEKLREHLNLRLEELTLRLEGNGRVEKVITDAGEYEADLVVLATGIRPNVELARELGVRIGETGAIWTDGRMQTSVENVYAAGDVAETRHVITRKRVWIPLAPAGNKMGYVAGSNIAGKEIHFPGVLGTSVTKFLDLEIGKTGLTESEAIEEGYDVRTAFIKAGTRPHYYPGGKEIRLKGVVDNETGRLLGVQAVGGEVLPRIDTAAAMLTAGFTTKDVFFTDLAYAPPFAPVWDPLVVLARVLKF, from the coding sequence ATGAAAATGAAGCGCGTGGTTATCATAGGCGGCGGTGCGGCGGGAATGAGTGCCGCTTCAAGGGTGAAGCGATTGAGGCCGGACTGGGACGTAAAGGTCTTTGAAAGGACCGAATGGGTCAGCCACGCTCCCTGTGGCATTCCCTACGTTGTTGAAGGCATTTCACCGAAGGAAAAGCTCATGCACTATCCACCCGAGGTCTTCATCAAAAAGAGGGGAATAGACCTCCACCTAAATGCCGAGGTTCTGGAGGTCGATCAGGGGAGCGTACGCGTCAGGGAAGGGGATAGGGAGAAGGGCTACGAGTGGGATTATCTGGTCTTTGCAAACGGCGCCTCTCCAAAGCTCCCGCCCATCGAGGGAGTCGATCTTGAAGGAGTTTTCACGGCCGACCTTCCACCGGACGCGGTTGCAATAACGGAGTACATGGAAAAGCACGATGTTAAGAATGTCGTCGTCATTGGAACGGGTTACATAGCGCTTGAGATGGCGGAGGCCTTCGTGACGAGGGGCAAAAACGTCACGCTTATAGGAAGAAGCGAACGGATTTTAAGGAAGACCTTCGACAGGGAGATAACGGAGGTAGTGGAAGAGAAATTGAGAGAGCACCTTAATCTGAGACTGGAGGAGCTCACGCTGCGCCTCGAGGGCAACGGACGGGTTGAGAAGGTGATCACCGACGCCGGTGAGTACGAGGCGGACCTCGTCGTACTGGCAACCGGGATAAGGCCGAACGTGGAGCTCGCAAGGGAACTCGGCGTTAGGATAGGCGAAACCGGAGCGATATGGACGGACGGGAGGATGCAGACGAGTGTAGAAAACGTTTACGCGGCCGGAGACGTTGCCGAGACGAGGCACGTGATAACTCGGAAGAGGGTGTGGATACCCCTTGCCCCGGCGGGAAATAAAATGGGCTACGTGGCGGGAAGCAACATAGCCGGCAAAGAAATCCACTTCCCGGGGGTTCTTGGAACGAGCGTGACGAAGTTCCTCGATCTGGAGATCGGAAAGACGGGCCTCACCGAGTCCGAGGCCATCGAAGAGGGTTATGACGTCAGAACGGCATTCATAAAGGCCGGAACGAGGCCCCACTACTACCCCGGAGGAAAGGAGATCCGGCTTAAGGGCGTCGTCGACAACGAGACCGGCAGGCTCCTTGGAGTGCAGGCGGTCGGGGGGGAAGTTCTCCCGAGGATAGACACCGCCGCCGCCATGCTGACCGCAGGGTTCACGACGAAAGACGTCTTCTTCACGGATCTGGCGTACGCTCCACCCTTTGCCCCCGTCTGGGATCCTCTGGTGGTCCTCGCGAGGGTCCTCAAATTCTGA
- a CDS encoding BsaWI family type II restriction enzyme has product MVDHILKELTTTLNDLERTEYLKPTIAKFNEKLDELISEGLSRSEAYIMVLDYLTEIMKESQENVEKIIQRKIREGKISSASQTRVAVAGLNFQRIITYALIQNVLVGNLPKVIVALRPKQSKYKKIVEKYMKITVGNEIQKPDVDILVFDPNSESTPFVIYSCKTSLRERAGQTYKWKLLYEMATSKCKYIEYSDKLSY; this is encoded by the coding sequence ATGGTAGACCACATTTTAAAAGAATTAACAACTACTCTGAATGACTTAGAAAGGACTGAGTACTTAAAACCTACAATTGCCAAATTTAATGAAAAATTAGATGAACTTATTTCTGAAGGCCTTTCAAGATCAGAGGCGTACATTATGGTTCTGGATTATTTAACGGAAATAATGAAAGAGTCTCAAGAAAATGTTGAAAAAATAATTCAAAGAAAAATACGAGAAGGGAAAATCAGTAGCGCTTCCCAGACTCGTGTTGCGGTTGCGGGGCTTAATTTTCAACGTATAATTACTTACGCACTAATCCAAAATGTCTTGGTGGGCAATCTTCCTAAAGTTATAGTTGCACTTAGACCGAAGCAGTCCAAGTACAAGAAAATTGTAGAAAAATACATGAAAATAACTGTAGGCAATGAGATTCAAAAACCGGATGTAGATATACTGGTGTTTGATCCCAACAGTGAGAGTACTCCTTTCGTTATATACTCTTGTAAGACCTCCCTTCGAGAAAGGGCAGGTCAGACTTATAAGTGGAAACTTCTTTATGAGATGGCGACCTCGAAGTGTAAGTATATTGAGTATAGTGACAAGTTGTCCTATTAA
- a CDS encoding ATP-NAD kinase family protein, whose amino-acid sequence MRAGLIINPIAGMGGRVALKGTDGVVEEAVRRGARPVAPDLVRLFLSELSHYPEAEKITFLTGPGPMGEAILREFDFPFEVIRHRTISYREIEGVKIPDTTPDDTKKLAREMAGKVELLIFAGGDGTSRDVIESVDMKLPVLGIPTGVKMYSGVFAYSPEDAARVLIEFLRGKARIEEREVRDIDEEAYRRDEVRARTYGKALVPVVESLVQGSKERVPLSEEEEVDAIAEALTEEILERNGIYFLGSGSTIKRIKDRLGIDGTLLGVDVVRVRNRKANLLVKDATEGDLLRFLDENPRIIVTVIGGLGFLFGRGNQQFSARVLRRIPKEDIIVVATRSKLEKGPLRVYTGDREVDEKLRGYVRVRVGPWMERLVRVV is encoded by the coding sequence ATGCGCGCCGGGCTCATAATCAACCCCATAGCCGGGATGGGTGGCAGGGTGGCCCTCAAGGGTACGGACGGTGTGGTTGAGGAAGCCGTCAGGAGGGGTGCCCGTCCCGTTGCCCCGGATCTCGTGAGGCTTTTTCTCTCGGAGCTCTCGCACTATCCGGAAGCGGAGAAGATAACCTTCCTGACCGGCCCCGGTCCGATGGGCGAGGCAATCCTGAGGGAGTTCGACTTCCCCTTTGAGGTAATACGCCACAGAACCATATCATACAGAGAAATAGAGGGCGTAAAGATCCCGGATACGACTCCGGATGACACCAAAAAGCTCGCCCGGGAAATGGCGGGAAAGGTGGAGCTCCTCATATTTGCAGGTGGCGACGGTACGTCGAGGGACGTTATAGAGAGCGTTGACATGAAGCTTCCCGTACTCGGGATTCCGACGGGGGTAAAGATGTACTCCGGGGTTTTTGCATACTCACCGGAGGACGCCGCGAGGGTTCTAATCGAGTTTTTGAGGGGAAAGGCGAGGATAGAGGAGAGGGAAGTGAGGGACATAGATGAAGAAGCGTACAGGCGCGACGAGGTGAGGGCAAGGACCTACGGAAAGGCCCTCGTTCCGGTCGTTGAATCCCTCGTTCAGGGGAGTAAAGAGAGGGTTCCCCTAAGCGAGGAGGAGGAAGTCGATGCCATTGCGGAGGCCCTGACGGAGGAGATCCTCGAGAGGAATGGAATCTACTTCCTCGGCTCCGGCTCCACGATAAAGAGGATAAAGGACAGGCTCGGCATAGACGGGACCCTCCTCGGGGTCGACGTCGTCAGAGTGAGAAACAGAAAAGCCAACCTTCTCGTTAAAGACGCCACGGAAGGAGACCTGCTCCGCTTCCTCGATGAAAACCCCCGGATAATCGTGACCGTCATAGGGGGTCTCGGGTTCCTCTTCGGGCGGGGCAACCAGCAGTTTTCGGCGAGGGTCCTGAGGAGGATCCCGAAGGAGGACATAATCGTGGTCGCAACACGCTCCAAGCTTGAAAAGGGCCCCCTCAGGGTTTACACTGGGGATAGGGAGGTGGACGAGAAGCTCAGGGGTTACGTCCGCGTTCGCGTCGGTCCGTGGATGGAGCGGCTCGTCAGGGTCGTCTGA
- a CDS encoding MvaI/BcnI family restriction endonuclease: MDLAEFVRKIRELKARGYIKARRRGDTGIGYTLEQEIGLTENNVSKPDLGDIELKAHRRNSSSRITLFTLDRNAWKINQRNLILKYGSIDSKGRRSLYCTVSNKPNPQGFYTVCIADKFCLFHTDGELIAEWRVEDLINAFSKKMPNLILVVADRKLDSNGREEFWYNEAYYLEGVDRDKFIEFLQSGVITVDLRMHLRENNTVRNHGTAFRIEEKYLHELFSSRINLLESNLEKTEKTVESNNRAKIRQKRLTDF, encoded by the coding sequence ATGGATTTAGCAGAGTTTGTAAGAAAGATAAGGGAGTTAAAGGCGCGAGGATATATCAAAGCCAGAAGGAGAGGAGACACAGGGATAGGTTATACTTTAGAGCAGGAAATAGGCCTCACTGAAAATAATGTATCTAAACCAGATCTGGGAGATATTGAGCTAAAAGCTCATAGAAGAAATTCATCGAGCAGAATAACGTTATTTACACTCGATAGGAATGCATGGAAGATAAATCAAAGAAATTTGATTTTAAAATATGGATCTATTGATAGCAAGGGCAGGAGAAGTCTTTATTGTACGGTCTCTAATAAACCCAACCCGCAAGGCTTTTACACTGTTTGTATAGCGGATAAATTTTGTTTATTCCACACTGATGGAGAGTTAATAGCGGAATGGAGAGTTGAAGATTTGATAAATGCCTTTAGCAAAAAGATGCCTAATCTAATTTTAGTCGTTGCGGATCGCAAGCTAGATTCTAATGGAAGGGAAGAATTTTGGTATAACGAAGCCTACTATCTGGAAGGTGTTGACAGAGATAAATTCATTGAATTTCTCCAGAGCGGTGTGATAACGGTAGACCTGAGAATGCATCTTAGGGAAAATAACACCGTTAGGAATCATGGTACTGCCTTTAGAATTGAAGAAAAGTACTTACATGAACTATTCTCTTCGAGGATTAATCTTTTGGAATCTAATCTTGAAAAAACCGAAAAGACTGTAGAAAGTAACAATAGAGCGAAGATAAGACAAAAAAGATTAACTGATTTTTAA
- a CDS encoding DNA methyltransferase: MSELQQNKRVRDPKWDFSGEDTKILVHGIHTYPAMMIPQIAKRLIEKFGKESKTNLDPFCGSGTVLVESMLHNINSYGIDINPLAILLSKVKTTPIDPNILKKEFIRIDNKIREARWKPEIITNIETSKFFNIDYWFKPKVIQELSFIKQVIDDIKEEDVRNFFYVAFSETVRKVSNTRNGEYKLFRIPEDKLKKWNPDALATFLEISKRNIKKMHEFYYSVNIQKIKSGELWSKVLMEDIREKTPIPENSIDFVATSPPYGDSRTTVAYGQFSRLALQWLGYDYDIIKRIDKISLGGIRQKKIKNDIPSDTLYDILERISKKDVKRALDVYSFFSDFNKAVDEIDRVTKENAVVCMVVGNRTVKKVNIPTDIIISELFEYRGYKHLKTIVRQIPSKRLPKKSSPSNIKGDAVSTMNFEYIVVLKK; the protein is encoded by the coding sequence ATGAGTGAGTTGCAACAAAACAAGAGAGTTAGAGACCCAAAGTGGGATTTTTCTGGGGAGGATACTAAAATTTTAGTCCACGGCATTCACACTTATCCAGCAATGATGATACCACAAATTGCAAAAAGATTGATAGAAAAATTCGGAAAAGAGTCAAAAACCAATTTAGATCCATTTTGCGGCTCTGGAACAGTACTTGTTGAGTCTATGCTCCACAATATTAATTCATATGGTATTGACATAAACCCACTTGCTATACTATTGAGCAAGGTAAAAACAACTCCAATTGACCCCAATATATTAAAAAAGGAATTTATAAGAATAGACAACAAAATACGTGAGGCTAGATGGAAGCCTGAGATAATAACAAACATAGAAACTTCTAAGTTCTTTAACATAGACTATTGGTTTAAACCAAAGGTCATACAAGAACTCTCCTTTATAAAACAGGTGATAGATGATATTAAAGAAGAGGATGTTAGGAATTTCTTTTATGTTGCATTCTCAGAAACTGTTAGGAAAGTTAGCAACACTAGGAATGGTGAGTATAAGCTATTTAGAATCCCAGAGGACAAGTTGAAAAAATGGAATCCTGATGCTTTAGCCACCTTTTTAGAGATCTCTAAAAGAAATATAAAAAAGATGCATGAGTTTTATTATTCAGTAAACATACAAAAAATCAAAAGCGGGGAATTGTGGTCTAAAGTATTAATGGAAGATATAAGAGAAAAAACACCTATTCCCGAAAACTCAATAGATTTTGTTGCAACTTCTCCACCATATGGTGATTCACGGACTACAGTTGCATATGGGCAGTTTTCGAGACTTGCTCTACAATGGCTAGGTTACGACTACGATATAATTAAAAGAATAGATAAAATATCTTTGGGTGGTATTAGACAGAAGAAAATAAAGAATGATATTCCTTCTGACACCCTCTATGATATACTTGAAAGAATATCCAAAAAAGATGTTAAAAGAGCTTTAGACGTTTACTCATTTTTCTCAGATTTTAATAAGGCAGTGGACGAAATTGATAGAGTTACCAAAGAGAACGCGGTTGTGTGTATGGTAGTAGGCAATAGGACTGTGAAAAAGGTAAATATTCCTACAGATATCATAATCTCTGAGCTTTTTGAGTATAGGGGATACAAACACCTTAAAACAATAGTTAGGCAAATCCCCTCTAAAAGATTGCCCAAAAAGAGTAGTCCATCCAACATAAAGGGAGATGCAGTTAGTACGATGAATTTTGAGTATATTGTTGTTTTAAAGAAATAG
- a CDS encoding CopG family transcriptional regulator, whose product MSTKKETKRIQVIFTQEQYELLQALKGEMGLSDSEVIRNIVLSWLMEKSFISTRVKSKIEGKKNE is encoded by the coding sequence ATGAGTACCAAGAAAGAGACAAAGAGAATTCAGGTTATATTTACCCAAGAACAGTATGAGCTACTCCAAGCACTAAAAGGAGAAATGGGTCTAAGTGATTCGGAGGTTATCCGGAATATAGTACTGAGCTGGTTGATGGAGAAATCGTTCATTTCAACTAGGGTGAAAAGCAAAATTGAGGGGAAGAAAAATGAGTGA
- a CDS encoding DUF1464 family protein has protein sequence MRVVGVDPGTRSFDVIGLEDGKIKLDLSFSSEVVAEEPERIVKAIEEFNADLIIGPSGYGLPLKHITELTDRDRFEMTLVREDEMREIPVLIGLQRMVSEMAEKGMNVWFIPGVIHLPTVPEFRKYNKVDMGTADKMAITVLAIYDQAKRLGMEYGDVSFALLEVGFGYNYAGAVSEGKIVDGIGGTIFPGPAYVNSGALDGELAYLLGEIKKWHLFWGGATVIAAGEILPPEEFAKRLDEEPFRKAWEAMKDGFLKAMAGELAVIEKPKEIILSGRLMRIDELRKDVKDLFEEHFDLPVVRQRGLGGKAKEAAQGSAIIADGLAGGEFKELMEHVEIRKSRGSVLEYVRFPLSL, from the coding sequence ATGAGGGTCGTGGGCGTGGATCCCGGAACGAGGAGCTTCGATGTTATAGGGCTCGAAGACGGAAAGATAAAGCTTGATCTGAGCTTTTCAAGTGAGGTTGTGGCGGAGGAGCCGGAGAGAATCGTTAAGGCCATAGAGGAATTCAACGCGGATCTTATCATAGGCCCCTCGGGGTACGGCCTTCCGCTCAAACACATAACCGAACTTACGGACAGGGATCGCTTTGAGATGACGCTGGTAAGGGAAGATGAGATGAGGGAGATTCCCGTCCTCATCGGCCTCCAGAGGATGGTAAGCGAAATGGCCGAGAAGGGGATGAACGTCTGGTTCATTCCCGGCGTGATACACCTCCCGACGGTTCCTGAATTCAGGAAGTACAACAAAGTTGACATGGGGACCGCCGACAAGATGGCCATAACCGTTCTGGCGATTTACGATCAGGCAAAAAGGCTCGGGATGGAGTACGGTGACGTGTCCTTCGCGCTCCTCGAGGTGGGCTTCGGCTACAACTACGCCGGAGCCGTAAGCGAGGGAAAGATAGTCGACGGCATAGGGGGGACGATCTTCCCCGGGCCGGCCTACGTGAACAGCGGGGCCCTCGACGGGGAGCTCGCCTACCTCCTCGGGGAGATTAAAAAATGGCACCTCTTCTGGGGCGGAGCAACCGTAATAGCGGCCGGCGAGATACTCCCTCCCGAGGAGTTTGCGAAAAGGCTCGACGAGGAGCCGTTTAGGAAAGCCTGGGAGGCCATGAAGGACGGTTTCCTGAAGGCGATGGCGGGTGAACTTGCCGTGATCGAGAAACCGAAGGAGATAATCCTTTCCGGCAGGCTGATGCGCATCGATGAGCTTAGAAAGGACGTTAAAGACCTTTTCGAGGAACACTTCGACCTTCCGGTCGTCAGACAGAGGGGCCTTGGAGGGAAGGCGAAGGAAGCAGCTCAGGGGAGCGCCATAATAGCCGACGGCCTCGCCGGCGGAGAATTTAAGGAACTCATGGAGCACGTCGAGATAAGGAAGAGCCGTGGAAGCGTTCTCGAGTACGTCAGGTTTCCCCTGAGCCTTTGA